One window from the genome of Gimesia aquarii encodes:
- a CDS encoding sulfatase yields the protein MAVRLRLLIIFCLVIFSGCFASSISVASEKPNVLFIAVDDLRPELGCYGAAHIKSPNIDRLAASGLLFERAYCQQAVCSPSRTSLMTGLRPDSTKVYDLETHFRKTVPDVITLTQQFMKHGYHSVGMGKIYHGSLNDDPSWDRYLKVKAKGYQLPETQAAIRAKTKGLNLKKMSRKKRSRLTRGPATEMADVPDHLYRDGAIAEQAVKTLQRQKQHQKPFFLAVGFLKPHLPFVAPQKYWDLYDRSEIKLADNPFLPKDAPKWASTNWGELRNYSDIPRKGDLTEEQALKLRHGYYASVSFTDANVGKILDELKRLELDDNTIVILWGDHGWKLGEHAGWCKHTNFELDTRVPLIIRAPQMQASGKTSRALVEFVDIYPTLCELAGIPLPDHLEGTSFKPLLENPNRRWKPAAFSQYPRGSMMGYSMKTDRYRYTEWRERKSGKIVGRELYDHKHDSAENSNIANQPDQKTVISQLSRQLKKNWKGAVVPD from the coding sequence ATGGCCGTTCGACTTCGACTTTTAATCATCTTCTGTCTTGTCATTTTTTCTGGATGCTTTGCTTCTTCAATTTCCGTCGCTTCCGAAAAACCCAATGTGCTGTTCATCGCCGTTGACGATTTACGTCCAGAACTGGGCTGCTATGGCGCCGCTCATATCAAGAGTCCCAACATCGATCGGTTGGCGGCGAGTGGACTGTTGTTTGAACGAGCTTACTGCCAGCAGGCAGTCTGTTCTCCTTCGCGCACCAGCCTGATGACAGGGCTGCGTCCCGATTCGACAAAGGTTTACGATCTCGAGACGCATTTTCGAAAAACGGTTCCCGATGTCATCACACTGACACAACAATTTATGAAACATGGATACCACTCGGTCGGCATGGGGAAAATTTATCATGGGAGTTTGAATGATGATCCCTCCTGGGATCGATATCTAAAGGTCAAAGCCAAAGGGTATCAGCTACCGGAAACACAAGCTGCTATCAGAGCCAAAACGAAAGGGCTCAATCTCAAAAAAATGAGTCGAAAAAAACGCTCACGTTTGACACGGGGCCCGGCGACAGAAATGGCTGATGTCCCCGATCATCTTTATCGGGATGGAGCAATTGCGGAACAGGCTGTAAAAACACTTCAACGACAGAAACAACATCAGAAACCCTTCTTTCTGGCAGTCGGTTTTCTAAAACCGCATCTACCATTTGTCGCTCCTCAAAAATACTGGGATCTTTACGATCGGTCTGAGATCAAACTGGCTGATAACCCCTTTCTCCCGAAAGACGCTCCTAAGTGGGCGTCTACGAATTGGGGAGAACTCCGTAACTATTCCGATATTCCCCGGAAAGGCGATCTGACCGAGGAACAAGCTTTGAAACTGCGCCATGGTTATTATGCCAGTGTGAGCTTTACCGATGCGAATGTCGGAAAAATCCTTGATGAATTAAAACGTTTGGAACTGGATGACAATACAATTGTGATTCTCTGGGGCGATCATGGTTGGAAACTGGGTGAACATGCCGGCTGGTGCAAGCACACTAACTTTGAACTGGATACCCGGGTTCCCTTAATCATCCGTGCTCCGCAAATGCAAGCAAGCGGTAAAACAAGCCGTGCTCTGGTCGAATTTGTGGATATCTATCCCACACTCTGTGAATTAGCCGGGATTCCTCTGCCCGACCACCTGGAAGGAACCAGTTTCAAGCCGCTGTTGGAGAATCCCAATCGTCGCTGGAAACCAGCTGCGTTCAGCCAGTATCCACGCGGTTCTATGATGGGTTACTCAATGAAGACAGACCGATATCGATACACCGAATGGCGGGAACGCAAATCAGGAAAAATCGTGGGCCGTGAACTTTATGATCACAAACATGACTCTGCTGAAAACAGTAATATCGCAAATCAACCAGATCAGAAAACCGTTATCAGCCAGCTTTCCAGACAACTCAAAAAGAACTGGAAAGGGGCAGTCGTTCCCGATTAG